In the Fimbriimonadaceae bacterium genome, CGATCGACCGCGCCCGGGTCTTGAAGACAGGGTGCTCTTGCTGGGGCAGGGTCGATTTGAGGCGGTCGACGACGGCCTGGACACTGGTCAACCCCTCGCCGACGCGGGCAAAGACGTCCGACGCGTTCTCGCAGTTGGCGACGTGTTTGACGACGTCGGCCATCTTGTCCTCGCCAAGGTAGATGCGAGGGTCCATCCCCTGGCTGCGCAGCTCCTTCTCCAGGGCCTCTCGCCCTCGGTTGGCACTGACGTCCTTGTTCTTCTTGCGGAAGTGGGCGCGGAGCTTGGTGCGGGTGTGGGGGCTCTTCGCATACTCCAGCCAGTCCAAGCTTGGCTTGGCGTCCTTTCTCGTGACGAGCTCGACCACGTCACCGTTGTTGATCTCGGTGCCGAGCGAAACCATCGTGCCGTTGATCTTCGCGCCGATCAGGGTCAGGCCGAGGCTGGAGTGGACGCGGAAGGCGAAGTCGATCGGCGTCGAGCCGCGGGGCAAGTCGAGGACGTCGCCTTTCGGCGTGAAGGCGAACACCTGCTCGCTGAAGAGGTCGGTGCTGACGCTGCGAAGAAAGTCGGATGACGTCCGGTTGTCGCTTGACCAGTCGAAAAGCTGACGCCTCAGGACGCCGAACTTGTCATGGGCGGCGTCAGCCTTGCCTTCCTTGTAGCTCCAATGCGCGGCGACCCCGTACTCGGCGATCTCGTGCATGTGCTTCGTGCGGATCTGCACTTCCAGGGGGCCCTGGCCCGGCCCCAACACCTTGGTGTGCAACGATTGGTAGCCGTTCGGTTTGGGGCTGGCGATGTAGTCATAGAAGAGCCCTGGCATGGGCAACCAGAGCTCGTGGACCACACCAAGGGCCAGATAACACTGGTACGTCTCGTCGACGATGATCCTCATCGCGATGATGTCGTAGATCTCTTCGAACGGCACCCCGTGCAGGTAGACCTTGTTGTAGATGCTGAAGAGGTGCTTGGGCCGCCCGCTGATCTTGGCGGTCGTCAGCCCGCGCTCGTCCAGACGCTTGCGGAGCACCTCGGTCGCTTCGTTGAGTTGCTCCTCCCGCTCTGCCCTCGTGTTCGCGACCAGTTCGCTGATCTTGCGGTATTCGTCGGGGTGCAGGGTCTTGAACGCCAAGTCCTCCAGTTGCCATTTCACCTGCCAGATTCCGAGGCGGGCGGCGAGGGGCGCGTAGATGTCCAGGGTCTCGTTGGCGATCCTCGTCTGCTTTGCCGCGGGCAGGGCCCCCAAGGTGCGCATGTTGTGCAGCCGGTCGGCCAGTTTGATGACCATGACCCGGAAGTCGTTGGCCATCGCCAACAGCATCTTGCGCAGGGTCTCGGCGGCCCGTGCCGTCTCCGCCGCGCGGCGTTGACGGGCGTCGGCTTCGGGTTGGATGTTCAGCTGAAGCTTGGTGACCCCCTCGACCAGTTGCAGGACGGTCGGGCCGAACTGGGCGGTGATCGTTTCCGGAGTCAGGTCCGTGTCCTCCAACACGTCATGGAGGATGGCGGCGGCGACCGACTCGACGTCCATCCCCAGGTCGGCGACGATCTCGGCGACCTCGATTGGGTGAAGGACGTAGGCCTCTCCGCTCTTGCGGGTCTGCCCTTCATGGGCCTTGGCCGCGGTTTCGACGGCGCGAATGACCAAGTCGAGGTCGGCGTCGAGGTAGTGGTGCCGAATCTTCGCCGACAAGCGGACCAGCCCGTCTTGGACGGGGTCGTTGCTGGAGCTTGGGGCAGGCGTGGCCATCAGTGACCTCTGGCCTTCGCCGTTGAAGGGTTGACCTTGATTATAGTCGTTCTGTCACGACAGGCCCCGCAGGGCTTGCCGTACCGCCTCCGCTTGTTCGGGGGTGTCGACCCCTGTGGCCGCGGCGGTGCCCAGGCTCATCTTGATCTTGACCCCATGCTCCAGAAACCTCAGCTGCTCCAGCGACTCGGCCGATTCCAGCGGGGTGGGCGACCAAGTCGCAAACGCCAAGACGGCCTCCCGCCGGTACGCGTAGAGTCCGACATGCTTGTAGAGCGGAGCCTTCCTGTCGTTGCGCGGGTATGGCACGGCGTGCCGGCTGAAGTAGAGTGCGTAGCCGCCAAGGTCGGTGACGACCTTCACGACGGCAGGGTTGTCCGCCTCGCCTTCGGGGCATTCGGCCATGACCGAGCCCATCATGACGGCCGGATCTTCGAGCAGGGGGCGCGCGCAAAGCCGGATGTTCTCGGGCTCGACCATCGGCTCGTCACCCTGGACGTTGACGTAAATCTCCGCTGAGAGCGAGTCGGCGACCTCGGCGAGGCGGTCAGTGCCGCTCGGATGGTCGTCCCTCGTCTTCACCGCGTCCCCGCCGAACCGCCGGACGGCGGAGACGATCTCGTCGTCGGGGGTCGCGACCACCACGTGGTCACCCACACCGCTCGCCCGGGCCTTTTCCCAAACCCACTGCACCATCGGCTTCCCCCCCAAGTCGACGAGCGGCTTGCCCGGAAACCGCGTGCTGGCCATGCGGGCGGGGATCACGACGAGGCAACGCATTTTGGTCGAAGGTACCCGGCCTGGGCCAGGCCAAAAATGAAACGGCCCGACCCCTTGCAGGAGGTCGGGCTTGGGTTGGTTTTCACCAAGGAGACGGGTTCATCACAAATCCGTCTCGAAAGATCGGGTCGCTAAAACCCGCCTTCTCCTTGGTGGTTCCGTTTTCTACTGTCCATGAAAGGGCACCACCTCCTGCGTGTGCGATAGTCGCCGGATATCTCCGGCGCCACCCTTCTTGACGCTGGGAACGCGCGATTAGTTTCCTGACGTCGTCCCGCGCGTGGTGAAGAGCCGGTCCGAAGCGGCTTGGTCGTCCTTCGCCGACTCCGGGTCCATGCGGAAAAAGGTCATCAAGTCGCGGTTACCCAGGGCGACGGAAAAGGACAAGACTCCCAACTCGTTGACGGTCGAGCACAACATCAAACGGGCCTCGCCGGTCGACCAAAAATCGTAGTGGACGTGGGTGCCTTCGACGCTGACGGGCTGCCCGTTCAGCTTGATATAGGCGGCACGCAGGTCGTCCAGCGCCTGCTGGTCAGCGTGCTCGTAGGTGTCGAGGGCTAAGACGACCTTGCCCTTGCGGGCCAAGACGCCGAACGCCCGGTTGGCCGTCTCCCAGCCGTAACACTGGTAGTTGTTCCCCAGGCCGCCGGGCACGCGGTTGACGCTGGCCGACCGCTCGGGCCGCTTGAACCCGCCCTCGTTCAGCGCCACGTCGATGTCGTCGCCGTAGCTGATCCGCCCACCCGCCGAGAAAATGTAGAGGTCGCTCTTGGCCAAGGAGTCCGGCAGGGTCGGCGCGGTGTCTTGTGTCCGTGGCGCAGCCTTGGCTTGCGTGGCCGTCGGTGCCGCCGAGGCCGCCGGTGCGGGCCCCGTGGCGCAACCGGCCGACAACAGGGCCAGGCTAAGCGACAGTGACCACGCGGTAGCGCTGCTTGCCAGCGGGAGCTTGGACTTCGATCTCATCCCCTGCCACTTTGTCGATCAAGGCCGCCCCCAGCGGACTGTCGACCGATATCTTGTCGTTGGCCGGGTCGGCCTCAAAGGCCCCGACCAAGTCGATGGTGAGCGTGCCGCCCCATTCCAAGTCCTCCAGCGTGACTTGGCTCCCCAGATGCGCCTTGCCGGCGTCGGCCGCCGACCTTGTGACGACTTTGGCCATCTGGAGGGTGTGCTCCAGTTCGGCGATACGCGACTCCAGACGGGTCTGGTTCAGCTTCGCCTCGTGGTACATCGCGTTCTCTTTCAGGTCACCATGGCTCTTCGCCTCGCGGATGTTGTCCGCGACGCGTTGCCGCTCGGAGCTTTTCAGCTCCTCAAGCTCCTTTTTCAGGCGGTCGTAACCTTCCTGCGACAGCAAGACCTCATGTGACATGGGGTTTCGGAGTATATCATGGGCCGCCCCATGGCCGTAGACACCCCGCCTGGTCGACCCCGCGTCTCGGTGGTCGTGGTGAGCTACAACACGTCCGGCTTGCTCAAAGAGTGCCTAGCCGCCCTCACCGCCCCCGGCTCGGGAGCGGACGAGGTCGTGGTGGTCGACAACGCCAGCCAGGACGGCTCACCGGACATGGTGGCGTCCCATTTCCCTTCCGTTGTCCTTGTCCGCAATCCCCGCAATGTCGGGTTCGGTGCGGCCAACAACCAAGGCTTGGACGTCATGTCCGGCGAGGTCGCCTTGCTCCTGAACAGCGACGCCCGGCCGGCTCCTGGTGCGGTCGCCCGACTGGCCGACGTCGTCGCCCGGCCTGGCTGTGTCGCCTGCGGTGGCGCGCTGCGGTTCCCTGACGGGCGGCCCCAGGCCTCTGCTTGCTCCCGGTTGACTCTCTGGCGGGTCTTTTGCGAGCAGACCGCCCTCGAAAAGCTTCTCCGCGGGTCCAGGCTTTTCAACGGCTACTGGCTCAACCCGTGGCTTCCTGACAAGGACCCGTCTCCGGTCGAACAGGTCATGGGGGCGTGCCTCATGATGCGGCCCGTCGAGCGGTTTGACGAGCGGTTCTTCCTCTACTGCGAAGACACCGAACTCTGCCTTCGGCTCCGCCGACACGGCGAGGTCTTGTTCGTCCCTGACGCCGCGTTCGTCCATGAACTGGGGGCCAGCAGCGCGGCGGCGCGGTGGACGTCCGTTGCCCGGTACAACGCGGGCAAAGAACTGTACTTTGCCATCCACCACGGCGTGGTGGCTTCGGCGACTTGTTGGGCGATCGACCGCCTCGGCGCCCTGGCCCGGCTGCTTGCCTACGCTCTGTGCCTCCGGCGAGACCAAGCCAGGTTATGGTGGCGCGTATTCACAGCCCCTCGTTTGGGGCCGCCACGTCCGCCTGATAGCGTGTGAGCACGTCCTCCGGCTTACCGTCCATTTCGACCAGCCCACCCTTCAGCCAGACACAGCGGTCCGCCACCTGAAGCACCGAAGCGGGGTTGTGGGAGACAAAGATGATGGTGCCGCCTGCGGACCGGAACTTGCTGAGGAAGTCGTAGCACTTTGTCTCGAACGTGAAGTCCCCGACGGCGAGGACTTCGTCGATGATGAGGACGTCGGCGTCCACGTGGATGGCGGTGGCAAAACCTAGCCGGGCCAACATGCCGCTGGAGTAGGTCCGCACCGGCGCGTCAATGTGCCTCTCCAGTTCGGCGAAATCGACGATCTGCTCTAGGCGCTGGTGGACCTGCTTGCGCGTCAGCCCCAATATCATGCCGTTGAAGAGCACGTTTTCTAAGCCGGTCAGGTCGGGATGGAAACCGGCTCCCAGTTCGAGCAAGGGGGCGAGGCGACCGTTGACGACCACCTGTCCGGTCGTCGGCTTATAGATGCGCGACACCAGCGACAGCAAGGTGCTCTTGCCCGCCCCGTTGCGTCCGACGAGGGCCAGGCTCTCGCCTCGCCGGACGTCGAAGCTCACCCCACGCAAGGCATGGAGCGTCTCCTTGTCCCGCCGCTTCCACCACAGCAGGAGGGTCTTGAGGGACGCGGCCCCAGAATGGGTCAGGACAAACTCCTTGTGGACGTCCTGGACGCTGACGAGGACCTCGCTCATGGGCGCTCCACGAACTTCCATTTCATGCGGTTAAAAAAGGCGTAGCCGCCGACCAACGCGATGAACGAAAGGGCTGTCGCGACGCCGAACATCACCCAGTCGACCCGCTGGAACGGCACCATGATGGCATGCCCGTCACGGATCACTTGGACATCGCCGGGAGCGACCAAAGCTTTGCGATAAACCGTGCAAAGTGTCGCCACGGGGTTCAGCATATAAAGCTTGTACAGGACGTCGGACAAAGCGCCGTACTTGCGCGTCGCCTCGAACACCGTCTCGGCAAAGTACATGACTGGAGACAAAAAGAACGCCAGGTACAGCGTGATGGTGAGCATGTACTTGACATCTTCGTAGAAGACATTAAGGGCCGAGAAAACAAGCGACAGTCCGGTCGTCAAGGCAAAATGGATGACCAAGAGGACGGGAAGGAAGACGACACGGTACGAAACGGTCGGGTCCTTGAACCCGAACACCGCCCAAACCCCGAAAGCGTAGACAAAGTAAACGACCAAGGCGATCAAGAAATGCACCGCGTTACTCGCTACCGACGCTAAGGGCAGTATCTCGCGGGGGAAATAGACCTTCTTGACCACTGGCAAGGCCGTGACGACAGACTGGGCCGAGTCCAAGATGGACATCTGAAAGAACATGTACGGCAGATAGGCGGCTAAAATGAACAAGCTAAAGCTCTTGGTGCCGTTCTGCATGACGTTCTTCAGCACGAAGTGCATGACAAAGACCGTCACCAACGGGTTGAGAAGCGACCAAGCGATGCCGAGGACGCTGTTCTTGTAGCGGATGCGCAATTCGCGCTCCACCATGGCGAGCAGGAGCTCCCTGAAGCGCCAGAGCTCCCTGAATTCCTCGCGCATGGGCCGGATTCTACTCGCCAGCTTTGACGGCAAGGACTTTGAGGTCTACGGTGAGGGGCACCCCGGCAGGCAACAGACCGCGCACGCCCGAGACTCCCCCGGTGTCGGACTTGCCGACCTTGACCCTCCGCTCCCCGCCTCGACGCATCCCTAAGGCCGCATAGCTCAGGAACGGTACCGTGCCCTTCTGCCCGACGACGAAGGTGTACGGCAGGCCGATCCGGTCGGTGTCATAGACGACGGTGTCGTCGAGACGGGCGACAAGTCGTAGGGTCACGATGTCCCCGAGTCCGGCGGCACGGCCCTCGCCCTTCTTGTCGGAAAGGACCTGAACGACGACCGGCTTCTGCACCTCCGGGGACCTGGCGACGTGCCCCAGCACCATCCCGAGAACCAAAGCGTCCATGCTCACCGTTCCAGACGGTGGAAAAGTCGCCAAAGGCTCAGTCCTCGGCCAGTTGCTTGAGCTCTCCCGTGACCATAAAGCCGACGCGCTCGGCAATGTTCACCGCATGGTCGGCGACCCGCTCGACATGGTGGACGGCAAGCAAGAGCCAACTCGCCGCGACGACCTGGTCGGGCCGGTGCCGCATGTAATCGTGGATCTGGCCCCTCAGGTCGCGGTACATGCCGTCGACCTGCTCTTCCAACTCTTCGACTTCGTTCAGGTGAGAGCCGTCCCGCTTGATGAACGCCTGCAGGGCGGAGCGGATCATCTGCCGGGCCACGTTGCTGATGCGGCGCATGTCCACATAGCCGGTCTCGCCCATCTCCTTCTCGATCTTCATGCCCGACTTGGCGAGGTCGACGGCCAAGTCGCCGATTCGCTCCAGGTCGGTGACGATCTTCATGACCGCCCCGATCTCGCGGAGGTCGCTGCCCATGGGCTGCTGCAGGGCAAGGATCCGGAGGCATTTGGCCTCGATGTCGAGGTCCAAACGGTCGATTTCGTTGTCACTGTGGACCACGGCCAGGGCCGCGTCCGTGTCCAGCGAAATCAGCGCGTCGGTGGCACGGCCGACCATGGAGTCGGCCTTGCTGGCCATCTCCAGGACGTCTTGCTCTAGCTCGGCGATCTGAGCATTGAAGGCGTGGCGCGCAGGGTGCGGCGAGTCCATCAGGATATGTGCGGTAAGGACGCACGAGGCTACCTAAACGGAGCCTGCGCCGACGCCAAAGGTCATAAGGGCTTATGACACCAGGCTCGATGCCCCGTCACTGCGGAGGGCGGCGGGTCCACCGTGCGGCAGGTGTCGTCGGCGTAAGGGCACCGGTTGGCGAACCGGCAACCGTCGAAGCGGCCCCGGGCCACGGGCGTCTCACCAGTCGTAGCTTCGGGCAGGTGGCCAAGTTTCTCCAGGGTAGGGGCCGAGTCAAGCAAGGCCTTGGTATAAGGGTGCGCCGGCTGGCCGAAGACCTGCTCGGCCGTGCCTTCCTCCACGACGCGCCCCAGGTACATGACCGCCACCCGGTCGGCCAGATAGCGGACCGTGGTCAGGTCGTGGGAGATGTAGAGGACGGCGATCCCCCGGTCACGCTGGATGTCCTTGATGAGGTTAAGGATCTGAGCCTGGATGCTGAGGTCAAGTGCCGCGGTCGGCTCGTCACACAGCAAGAGGGGCGGGCGTAACGCGAGGGCCCGGCCGATCGCCACCCGCTGGCGTTGGCCGCCGGAAAGTTGGTGGGGGTACCGGTCGGCCAAGACAGGGTCGAGCCCGACTTCGCGCATCAGAGCGTCCAGGTCGCCTGTCCGACCTGCCAAGGCCAGCGGCTCGCCAAGGATCTTGCGCACCTTCCAGAGGGGGTCGACGCTGGCAAAGGGGTCTTGCCATACCATGCCGATCCGGGACGCTTGGTCGGCCGTCGGCCGCGTCACCCTGACCCCGCCGACGTCGATCGAGCCGCTCGACATCGGCTGGAGACCGAGCACCGCCCGGGCCAAGGTCGTCT is a window encoding:
- a CDS encoding ABC transporter ATP-binding protein; the protein is MSNVAEQTVLAVHEAEVTFTTPSGQVRALDGVSLKLDAGETLAVVGESGCGKTTLARAVLGLQPMSSGSIDVGGVRVTRPTADQASRIGMVWQDPFASVDPLWKVRKILGEPLALAGRTGDLDALMREVGLDPVLADRYPHQLSGGQRQRVAIGRALALRPPLLLCDEPTAALDLSIQAQILNLIKDIQRDRGIAVLYISHDLTTVRYLADRVAVMYLGRVVEEGTAEQVFGQPAHPYTKALLDSAPTLEKLGHLPEATTGETPVARGRFDGCRFANRCPYADDTCRTVDPPPSAVTGHRAWCHKPL
- the phoU gene encoding phosphate signaling complex protein PhoU, translating into MDSPHPARHAFNAQIAELEQDVLEMASKADSMVGRATDALISLDTDAALAVVHSDNEIDRLDLDIEAKCLRILALQQPMGSDLREIGAVMKIVTDLERIGDLAVDLAKSGMKIEKEMGETGYVDMRRISNVARQMIRSALQAFIKRDGSHLNEVEELEEQVDGMYRDLRGQIHDYMRHRPDQVVAASWLLLAVHHVERVADHAVNIAERVGFMVTGELKQLAED
- a CDS encoding FKBP-type peptidyl-prolyl cis-trans isomerase codes for the protein MDALVLGMVLGHVARSPEVQKPVVVQVLSDKKGEGRAAGLGDIVTLRLVARLDDTVVYDTDRIGLPYTFVVGQKGTVPFLSYAALGMRRGGERRVKVGKSDTGGVSGVRGLLPAGVPLTVDLKVLAVKAGE
- a CDS encoding ABC transporter ATP-binding protein, with translation MSEVLVSVQDVHKEFVLTHSGAASLKTLLLWWKRRDKETLHALRGVSFDVRRGESLALVGRNGAGKSTLLSLVSRIYKPTTGQVVVNGRLAPLLELGAGFHPDLTGLENVLFNGMILGLTRKQVHQRLEQIVDFAELERHIDAPVRTYSSGMLARLGFATAIHVDADVLIIDEVLAVGDFTFETKCYDFLSKFRSAGGTIIFVSHNPASVLQVADRCVWLKGGLVEMDGKPEDVLTRYQADVAAPNEGL
- a CDS encoding glycosyltransferase family 2 protein, which codes for MAVDTPPGRPRVSVVVVSYNTSGLLKECLAALTAPGSGADEVVVVDNASQDGSPDMVASHFPSVVLVRNPRNVGFGAANNQGLDVMSGEVALLLNSDARPAPGAVARLADVVARPGCVACGGALRFPDGRPQASACSRLTLWRVFCEQTALEKLLRGSRLFNGYWLNPWLPDKDPSPVEQVMGACLMMRPVERFDERFFLYCEDTELCLRLRRHGEVLFVPDAAFVHELGASSAAARWTSVARYNAGKELYFAIHHGVVASATCWAIDRLGALARLLAYALCLRRDQARLWWRVFTAPRLGPPRPPDSV
- the greA gene encoding transcription elongation factor GreA; the protein is MSHEVLLSQEGYDRLKKELEELKSSERQRVADNIREAKSHGDLKENAMYHEAKLNQTRLESRIAELEHTLQMAKVVTRSAADAGKAHLGSQVTLEDLEWGGTLTIDLVGAFEADPANDKISVDSPLGAALIDKVAGDEIEVQAPAGKQRYRVVTVA
- the kdsB gene encoding 3-deoxy-manno-octulosonate cytidylyltransferase; the encoded protein is MRCLVVIPARMASTRFPGKPLVDLGGKPMVQWVWEKARASGVGDHVVVATPDDEIVSAVRRFGGDAVKTRDDHPSGTDRLAEVADSLSAEIYVNVQGDEPMVEPENIRLCARPLLEDPAVMMGSVMAECPEGEADNPAVVKVVTDLGGYALYFSRHAVPYPRNDRKAPLYKHVGLYAYRREAVLAFATWSPTPLESAESLEQLRFLEHGVKIKMSLGTAAATGVDTPEQAEAVRQALRGLS
- a CDS encoding ABC transporter permease; this translates as MREEFRELWRFRELLLAMVERELRIRYKNSVLGIAWSLLNPLVTVFVMHFVLKNVMQNGTKSFSLFILAAYLPYMFFQMSILDSAQSVVTALPVVKKVYFPREILPLASVASNAVHFLIALVVYFVYAFGVWAVFGFKDPTVSYRVVFLPVLLVIHFALTTGLSLVFSALNVFYEDVKYMLTITLYLAFFLSPVMYFAETVFEATRKYGALSDVLYKLYMLNPVATLCTVYRKALVAPGDVQVIRDGHAIMVPFQRVDWVMFGVATALSFIALVGGYAFFNRMKWKFVERP
- a CDS encoding bifunctional (p)ppGpp synthetase/guanosine-3',5'-bis(diphosphate) 3'-pyrophosphohydrolase codes for the protein MATPAPSSSNDPVQDGLVRLSAKIRHHYLDADLDLVIRAVETAAKAHEGQTRKSGEAYVLHPIEVAEIVADLGMDVESVAAAILHDVLEDTDLTPETITAQFGPTVLQLVEGVTKLQLNIQPEADARQRRAAETARAAETLRKMLLAMANDFRVMVIKLADRLHNMRTLGALPAAKQTRIANETLDIYAPLAARLGIWQVKWQLEDLAFKTLHPDEYRKISELVANTRAEREEQLNEATEVLRKRLDERGLTTAKISGRPKHLFSIYNKVYLHGVPFEEIYDIIAMRIIVDETYQCYLALGVVHELWLPMPGLFYDYIASPKPNGYQSLHTKVLGPGQGPLEVQIRTKHMHEIAEYGVAAHWSYKEGKADAAHDKFGVLRRQLFDWSSDNRTSSDFLRSVSTDLFSEQVFAFTPKGDVLDLPRGSTPIDFAFRVHSSLGLTLIGAKINGTMVSLGTEINNGDVVELVTRKDAKPSLDWLEYAKSPHTRTKLRAHFRKKNKDVSANRGREALEKELRSQGMDPRIYLGEDKMADVVKHVANCENASDVFARVGEGLTSVQAVVDRLKSTLPQQEHPVFKTRARSIEPTVITAGVDNIDLKRAKCCQPVPGEEVVGYVTRGRGIVIHRKLCPNVSRLEEAEADRVIPIRWPSDGSLYPINIKIVCGDRQGLLMDISTIFGESKTNVSAARIQTLPNHTAEIDVTIDVRDTQHLRDLMAKISTYSDVISILRVMGRGGK